The following coding sequences lie in one Bacteroides helcogenes P 36-108 genomic window:
- the queD gene encoding 6-carboxytetrahydropterin synthase QueD yields the protein MYTVIKRMEVSAAHSLQLSYRSKCENLHGHNWIITVYCRSKELNADGMVIDFSHIKKVVKEQMDHRNLNDVFPFNPTAENIARWVCDRIPSCFKVEVQESESNTAIYEKD from the coding sequence ATGTATACAGTCATTAAACGTATGGAGGTGTCGGCTGCCCATAGCCTGCAACTTTCCTATCGCAGTAAATGTGAAAATCTGCATGGTCACAACTGGATTATCACTGTTTATTGCCGTTCCAAGGAACTGAATGCGGATGGAATGGTCATAGACTTCAGCCACATTAAAAAGGTGGTAAAAGAGCAGATGGACCATAGAAATCTGAATGATGTTTTTCCTTTCAATCCTACTGCCGAGAATATAGCCCGTTGGGTATGTGACCGGATACCCTCTTGTTTTAAAGTCGAGGTACAGGAGTCCGAGTCAAATACTGCCATTTATGAGAAAGATTAA
- a CDS encoding MTA/SAH nucleosidase: MRILVTYAVQGEFTELKFSGLIGEDEVQIGYLRTGVGKVKSAFYLAEAINRAQPDLVVNVGTAGTVSHRVGDIFVCRHFIDRDMQKLTDLGMEYEIDSAGLLAEKGYCLHWQGEGVCNTGDTFLTELSDVQGDVVDMEAYAQALVCRAKEVPFISVKYVTDIIGQNSVKHWEDKLTDARKALGEFFERLGGAVE, encoded by the coding sequence ATGAGAATCTTGGTTACTTACGCCGTTCAAGGCGAATTTACGGAATTGAAGTTTTCCGGTCTGATAGGTGAGGATGAAGTGCAGATAGGCTATCTTCGTACAGGAGTGGGAAAGGTGAAGTCGGCCTTTTATCTGGCAGAAGCCATTAACCGTGCACAGCCCGATTTGGTGGTGAATGTAGGCACGGCGGGGACTGTCAGCCACCGGGTGGGAGATATTTTTGTATGCCGTCATTTTATAGACCGCGATATGCAGAAGCTGACCGACCTGGGAATGGAATATGAGATTGACTCTGCCGGACTGCTGGCTGAGAAAGGTTACTGCCTGCATTGGCAAGGTGAGGGGGTATGCAATACGGGAGACACTTTCCTGACGGAACTCTCGGATGTGCAAGGTGATGTGGTGGACATGGAAGCATATGCCCAGGCCTTGGTATGTCGTGCCAAGGAAGTTCCGTTCATTTCCGTGAAGTACGTGACGGATATCATCGGGCAGAACTCCGTGAAGCACTGGGAGGACAAGCTGACCGATGCAAGGAAGGCTTTGGGAGAGTTCTTCGAGAGATTGGGAGGAGCCGTTGAATGA
- a CDS encoding YbaN family protein — MKITCIILGTVSLTLGIIGIFLPLLPTTPFLLLTAALYFRGSPRLYQWLLHHRYLGSYIRNYRENKAIPLQAKITSLLLMWVTMIYCIFFLIPLVWVKAVMFLVAAGVSWHILSFKTLK; from the coding sequence ATGAAAATCACCTGTATCATCTTAGGAACGGTCTCGCTGACGCTCGGCATCATCGGTATATTTCTGCCCCTGCTGCCCACCACGCCTTTTCTGCTGCTTACGGCTGCACTTTATTTCAGAGGCTCTCCCCGGCTATACCAATGGCTGCTGCACCATAGATACCTCGGCTCCTACATCCGCAATTACCGTGAAAACAAAGCTATTCCGTTACAGGCAAAAATCACTTCCCTGTTGCTGATGTGGGTAACCATGATTTACTGTATCTTCTTTCTGATTCCATTGGTATGGGTGAAGGCAGTGATGTTCCTCGTAGCGGCGGGAGTGAGCTGGCATATCCTGTCATTCAAGACGCTGAAGTGA
- a CDS encoding leucine-rich repeat domain-containing protein, which translates to MKEKKKLLNSKSLLFCIVSISLCLSVGACSKNESDVVLTLPSEEVPMTTAACVPGDIEALRAIAKANPEAHLFEGDEPGQWKKINLKWVKGVDGKYAVSELQVKEGVEIADFVLNLDGSKKTNILFSSLQCLDIVSATIKEITVFNQPALKTVRINGEGKAQVEDINVQGGEALKEITIEGMPNVTTLLLGGNAIEKILLADLPKLQEQSNLKFRNGYDADGNQVEDTAVKELTLKGDIKSLNGLYLTGLGLERFTLQASLPELVSLTLNNNKLSGSLEIKGLEKLQTLFLSNNELSSVSVSGCPALTEFDASANKGLSDFSLSLPALKVLDLNETAVSALDLSSFANLKKVSAYNAKLTSVKLSSQNTKLSGINLSNNQLPEITFPKEVSAIYLLTMNNNSMNSLDLSRMSLLERVSVNDNKLETLRVPEGAEDFELLECKNNHLTAKLLREIKKTLTELSRWDIAPQRLLARADVQKKQIDASEEINELNLTPIVQKFNGKQWTDAVVSEFVQKGGIYTFGGKGKYRVICTDLGFQDWKFDVFSNADPYFIGEIEV; encoded by the coding sequence ATGAAAGAGAAAAAGAAGTTACTCAACTCTAAAAGTCTGTTATTCTGCATTGTTTCTATTTCCCTCTGTCTTTCTGTAGGGGCTTGTTCAAAAAACGAGTCGGATGTTGTTCTGACACTACCGAGTGAAGAAGTACCGATGACAACTGCTGCCTGTGTACCTGGAGATATTGAAGCTCTCCGTGCCATTGCTAAAGCCAATCCGGAAGCCCATCTCTTTGAGGGGGATGAACCGGGACAATGGAAAAAGATAAATCTGAAATGGGTAAAAGGTGTCGATGGAAAATATGCTGTAAGTGAACTTCAAGTCAAAGAGGGAGTTGAGATCGCTGATTTTGTGTTGAATCTTGATGGAAGTAAGAAAACTAATATTCTTTTTAGCAGTTTGCAATGCCTTGATATTGTTTCTGCCACTATTAAAGAAATTACTGTTTTTAATCAGCCTGCACTCAAGACTGTGCGTATCAATGGGGAAGGAAAGGCACAAGTGGAAGATATTAATGTACAAGGTGGTGAGGCTCTGAAGGAAATAACCATTGAAGGTATGCCCAATGTAACAACACTTCTGTTAGGTGGTAATGCCATTGAAAAAATCCTTTTGGCAGACTTACCCAAACTGCAAGAGCAGAGTAATCTGAAATTCAGAAACGGATATGATGCTGATGGTAATCAAGTGGAAGATACTGCTGTTAAAGAGTTGACTCTAAAAGGGGATATAAAGAGTCTTAATGGCCTTTATCTTACAGGATTGGGATTGGAAAGATTTACTTTGCAAGCTTCACTGCCAGAATTGGTTTCACTCACGCTTAATAACAATAAATTATCCGGAAGCCTCGAAATAAAAGGATTAGAGAAGCTTCAGACATTATTTCTAAGTAATAATGAATTGTCGTCAGTCAGTGTATCGGGATGCCCGGCCTTGACAGAGTTTGATGCTTCTGCTAACAAAGGACTTAGTGACTTTTCCCTTTCTCTTCCTGCCCTGAAAGTATTGGATTTGAATGAAACGGCCGTTAGTGCATTGGATTTGTCTTCATTTGCCAATTTGAAAAAAGTGAGCGCTTATAATGCCAAACTCACTTCTGTGAAGCTTTCGAGTCAGAACACCAAGCTTTCCGGAATAAATTTGTCCAATAATCAGTTGCCTGAGATAACTTTCCCAAAGGAGGTTTCAGCCATATACTTGCTTACGATGAATAATAATTCTATGAATTCATTAGACTTGAGCCGGATGAGCTTGCTTGAAAGAGTTTCAGTGAATGATAATAAGCTCGAAACATTAAGAGTACCTGAGGGAGCGGAAGATTTTGAACTGTTGGAATGCAAAAATAATCATCTTACAGCAAAATTGTTGAGAGAGATTAAAAAGACTCTTACCGAACTTTCAAGATGGGATATAGCACCACAACGCCTGCTTGCGCGTGCTGATGTACAAAAAAAACAGATTGACGCATCAGAAGAAATCAATGAATTGAACCTGACTCCCATTGTACAGAAATTCAATGGTAAACAATGGACTGATGCTGTGGTGAGTGAATTCGTACAGAAGGGTGGTATCTATACTTTTGGAGGTAAAGGAAAATATCGTGTCATCTGTACGGATTTAGGTTTTCAGGATTGGAAATTTGACGTTTTCAGTAATGCCGATCCTTATTTTATTGGGGAGATTGAGGTATAA
- a CDS encoding RNA polymerase sigma factor: MEFEDIYKRYWNKIFRLCMGYVNDYALAQDMAQETFIKVWQCLPSFRHESNIDTWIFRIATNRCLRQLEREDKTLSVPFPVNLVEEDTPAMEPRIELLYKFISELPEIDRIIISLELEDVRQVDIARIVGLSEGNVRVRIHRIKLLLTRKFEEYGE; this comes from the coding sequence GTGGAGTTTGAAGATATATATAAAAGGTATTGGAACAAGATATTCCGTTTATGTATGGGATATGTGAACGACTATGCACTTGCCCAGGACATGGCCCAGGAAACTTTCATCAAAGTCTGGCAATGTTTGCCTTCATTCAGGCATGAGTCCAACATCGATACGTGGATATTCCGTATCGCTACCAATCGTTGCCTGCGACAACTGGAGCGAGAGGATAAAACTCTGTCAGTACCCTTTCCTGTCAATTTGGTTGAAGAGGACACTCCGGCGATGGAGCCCCGGATTGAACTGCTTTATAAATTTATCTCCGAACTGCCGGAAATAGACCGTATCATCATTTCATTGGAGCTGGAAGATGTCCGGCAAGTGGATATAGCCCGGATTGTAGGATTGTCCGAGGGCAATGTACGCGTACGCATCCATCGTATAAAGCTTTTGTTAACAAGAAAATTTGAAGAATATGGAGAGTGA
- a CDS encoding winged helix-turn-helix domain-containing protein yields MFKELNPLLHSELRLAVMSLLISVEEADFVYIRQQTGATAGNLSVQIDKLSTAGYVEVTKTFKGKMPCTICKITPKGIDAFEEYVEALKSYIIK; encoded by the coding sequence ATGTTTAAAGAACTGAACCCTTTGCTCCACTCCGAACTGCGGCTTGCGGTGATGTCGTTGCTTATCAGTGTTGAGGAAGCGGACTTTGTCTATATTCGTCAGCAGACCGGAGCTACGGCAGGAAATCTCAGTGTACAGATTGATAAGCTAAGTACAGCCGGCTATGTGGAGGTGACAAAGACATTTAAAGGAAAAATGCCATGTACTATTTGCAAGATTACACCGAAAGGGATCGATGCTTTCGAAGAGTACGTAGAGGCATTGAAAAGTTACATAATAAAATGA
- a CDS encoding 7-carboxy-7-deazaguanine synthase QueE produces the protein MRKINEIFYSLQGEGYHTGIPAVFIRFSGCNLKCSFCDTHHEEGRLMSDDEIMEEVRKYPAATVILTGGEPSLWIDSEFVDRLHRAGKYVCIETNGTHPLPDNIDWVTCSPKLGGNLRITGMDEVKVVYEGQDITVYEQLPAGHFFLQPCSCNNIGETVDCVMHHPKWRLSLQTHKLIDIR, from the coding sequence ATGAGAAAGATTAACGAAATATTTTATAGTTTGCAAGGAGAAGGATATCATACGGGTATTCCGGCGGTTTTTATCCGCTTCTCCGGTTGTAACCTGAAATGTTCTTTTTGCGACACTCACCACGAAGAAGGGCGTTTGATGTCGGATGACGAGATAATGGAGGAGGTGAGGAAATATCCTGCTGCAACTGTGATTCTGACGGGTGGGGAACCTTCTCTTTGGATTGACAGTGAATTTGTTGACCGTCTGCACCGGGCAGGTAAGTATGTCTGTATTGAAACCAATGGAACTCATCCTTTACCCGACAATATAGATTGGGTGACTTGTTCACCGAAACTTGGGGGAAACTTGAGGATTACCGGTATGGATGAAGTGAAAGTAGTTTATGAAGGGCAAGATATTACTGTCTATGAACAGTTGCCTGCCGGACATTTTTTTCTTCAACCTTGTTCTTGTAATAATATTGGTGAAACGGTGGATTGTGTGATGCATCATCCAAAGTGGAGATTGAGTTTACAGACGCATAAGCTGATAGACATCCGATAG
- a CDS encoding uracil-DNA glycosylase family protein, which yields MEIEQHPLEPFLPGNARLLMLGSFPPQKKRWSMDFYYPNWNNDMWRITGFLFFNDKDYFVDKTRKSFYKDQLVSFLQERGIALFDTASAIRRLQDNASDKFLEIVQSTNIPVLLQQLPRCKSIVTTGEKATDTFCAQFSIEKPKVGDFTEFIFEDRPMRLYRMPSSSRAYPMPLEKKATAYRIMYQDLQML from the coding sequence ATGGAAATAGAACAGCATCCTTTAGAACCTTTTCTCCCTGGCAATGCCCGTCTGTTGATGTTAGGGAGTTTTCCACCGCAAAAAAAACGATGGTCTATGGACTTTTACTACCCAAATTGGAACAATGACATGTGGCGGATAACAGGATTCCTTTTTTTCAATGACAAAGACTATTTTGTTGATAAAACAAGGAAATCATTCTACAAAGATCAACTGGTCAGCTTCTTACAAGAAAGAGGTATCGCTTTATTCGACACAGCTTCTGCCATACGTCGGTTACAAGATAATGCTTCAGACAAATTTTTGGAAATAGTACAATCTACAAATATCCCTGTCCTGCTGCAACAATTGCCACGATGCAAATCTATTGTTACCACAGGCGAGAAAGCGACCGATACCTTTTGCGCACAATTCTCCATTGAAAAGCCCAAGGTAGGCGACTTTACAGAATTCATTTTCGAAGACAGACCGATGCGTCTCTATCGAATGCCATCTTCATCAAGAGCCTATCCTATGCCTTTAGAAAAAAAAGCCACTGCATATCGCATTATGTATCAGGACTTGCAAATGTTATAA
- a CDS encoding pyridoxamine kinase gives MYANKVKKVVAVHDLSGVGRVSLTVVIPILSSMGFQVCPLPTAVLSSHTQYPEFSFLDLTDEMPKIISEWKKLEVQFDAFYTGYLGSPRQIHVVSGFIDDFRQPDGLVVVDPVLGDNGKLYANFKDAMIDEMKHLITKADVITPNLTELFYLLDIPYKEQNTDEELKSYLHMLSDCGPEIVIITSVPVLGDRHKTSVYAYNRNGDRYWKVTCPYLPAHYPGTGDTFTSVVTGALLQGDSLPIALDRATQFILQGIRATFGYEYDNREGIQLEKVLHNLDMPIQVCSYELID, from the coding sequence ATGTATGCGAATAAAGTAAAGAAGGTTGTTGCCGTTCACGACCTTTCGGGAGTGGGGCGGGTTTCTTTGACAGTGGTCATTCCCATTCTTTCATCAATGGGCTTTCAGGTGTGTCCGTTACCCACAGCGGTATTGTCCAGCCACACCCAGTACCCGGAGTTCTCTTTCCTCGACCTGACAGACGAGATGCCGAAGATTATTTCTGAATGGAAAAAGCTGGAAGTACAGTTCGATGCTTTTTATACCGGCTATTTAGGTTCTCCCCGCCAGATACATGTCGTCTCTGGTTTCATAGATGATTTCCGTCAACCGGACGGGCTGGTTGTCGTAGATCCTGTATTGGGAGACAATGGGAAACTGTATGCCAACTTTAAGGATGCGATGATTGACGAAATGAAGCATCTCATTACCAAAGCAGATGTGATAACACCGAATCTGACGGAGCTTTTCTACTTATTGGATATTCCTTACAAAGAGCAGAATACGGATGAGGAATTGAAATCATACCTCCACATGCTTTCTGATTGTGGTCCTGAGATAGTGATTATCACCAGTGTACCGGTGTTGGGAGATAGACACAAGACCTCTGTATATGCTTACAACCGTAACGGTGACCGTTATTGGAAAGTAACCTGCCCTTATCTGCCTGCCCATTATCCCGGTACAGGAGACACGTTTACCAGCGTCGTAACCGGAGCCTTGTTGCAGGGAGACAGCCTGCCCATTGCTCTGGATCGTGCCACACAGTTTATTTTGCAGGGTATTCGTGCTACCTTCGGTTATGAATATGATAATCGGGAGGGCATTCAGCTTGAGAAAGTATTACATAATCTTGATATGCCTATTCAGGTTTGCAGTTATGAACTGATTGATTGA
- a CDS encoding alpha/beta fold hydrolase — translation MKRLLWTLMVLGACALAFAQDYPFSIVESGTGEQAVILIPGFACSGDVWTETVEALKDDCTCYVLTFAGFAGTAPEEHPSFGRWKTQIAEFIKDKRMERPVLMGHSMGGGLALAIAAEFPELVQKVVVVDALPCLQALTVPGFKPSSDNHCREVVNRIVSMDDSRFAQMQRMGAATLTTDSLKCTEIVNWGLASDRKTYAELFCDFSNTDLRECIRYITVPSLILLEPSFRNLDTMIKEQYKNLSGAQIKYADKGLHFIMFDDKEWFLSQIRAFITER, via the coding sequence ATGAAAAGATTACTTTGGACACTGATGGTATTAGGGGCCTGTGCTTTGGCCTTTGCACAAGATTATCCTTTTTCGATTGTTGAATCGGGAACGGGAGAGCAAGCGGTTATATTGATTCCCGGTTTTGCATGTTCGGGAGATGTCTGGACAGAGACGGTCGAGGCTTTGAAAGACGATTGCACCTGTTATGTACTGACTTTTGCCGGTTTTGCCGGTACTGCCCCCGAGGAACATCCGTCATTCGGGAGATGGAAAACGCAGATAGCCGAATTCATCAAGGACAAGCGGATGGAACGCCCCGTTCTGATGGGACATAGCATGGGAGGAGGCCTGGCGCTTGCCATTGCGGCCGAGTTTCCCGAACTGGTACAGAAAGTGGTAGTGGTAGATGCTTTGCCCTGTTTGCAGGCATTGACTGTTCCCGGTTTCAAACCATCTTCCGACAATCATTGCAGGGAGGTGGTGAACAGGATTGTTTCCATGGATGATTCCCGGTTTGCACAGATGCAAAGAATGGGTGCGGCAACGCTCACTACCGACTCGCTGAAATGTACCGAAATCGTAAATTGGGGGTTGGCGTCCGACAGAAAGACGTATGCCGAATTGTTTTGTGATTTTTCGAATACGGACTTAAGGGAGTGCATCAGATATATTACTGTCCCTTCTCTCATCTTGTTGGAACCCTCATTTAGAAATCTGGATACGATGATTAAAGAACAGTATAAGAATCTGTCCGGAGCACAAATAAAATATGCGGATAAAGGGCTGCACTTCATCATGTTTGATGACAAGGAATGGTTTCTGAGTCAGATTCGTGCATTTATAACAGAACGGTAG
- a CDS encoding KamA family radical SAM protein — MKQKKMLALTLSQLEQLYRHELPELVNIATQSDNTETFKTRLLEYIAGHPEVENEASKQIRLLIEFDGREVHELSTGKQLSISTLSMLYSFLTGQWIDDTETDLFIDLFQQFKRLRQPIPSIPSAQKIKALTKRWPTGLDEEVQQIQIKNKERILHALIQKIEHRKHPTSHFHFEEGISYEEKYRLVNEWWNDFRFHLAMAIKSPTELNRFLGNSLSAETMYLLSKARKKGMPFFATPYYLSLLNCTPNGYDDEALRSYILYSPQLVETYGQIHAWEREDIVEEGKPNAAGWLLPDGHNIHRRYPEVAILIPDTMGRACGGLCASCQRMYDFQSKRLNFEFDTLHPKESWEKKLRRLMNYFEEDAQLRDILITGGDALMSQNKTLRNILDAVYRMAARKRKANEERPEGEKYAELQRIRLGSRLPAYLPMRINDELVEILKKFKEKASTIGIRQFIIQTHFQTPLEVTPEAAKGIHKLLSAGWLIDNQLVYNVAASRRGHTARLRQILNQLGVVCYYTFSVKGFEENNAVFTPNSRSVQEQQEEKYFGKLSKEDARNLSASLETSHDPATCIRHFLKTHHLPFLATDRNVLNLPAIGKSMTFKMVGITDEGKRILCFDHDNTRRHSPIINRMGQVYIVENKSIASYLRQLQYMGEDAEEYATIWNYTEGKTEYRFSLYEYPDFPFQITEKMTNLEIA; from the coding sequence ATGAAACAAAAGAAAATGCTTGCACTCACTCTTTCACAATTGGAACAACTTTATCGGCACGAGCTTCCCGAACTGGTAAATATTGCCACGCAAAGTGACAATACAGAAACATTCAAAACCAGACTTTTGGAATATATTGCCGGGCATCCGGAAGTGGAAAACGAAGCCAGTAAGCAAATTCGACTTTTGATTGAATTTGACGGACGGGAAGTACATGAACTTTCCACAGGAAAACAACTGTCCATATCAACTCTATCAATGTTATACTCCTTCCTGACCGGACAATGGATAGACGATACTGAAACCGACTTATTCATTGATTTGTTTCAACAGTTCAAACGCCTCCGGCAACCCATACCATCCATACCTTCCGCACAGAAAATAAAGGCTCTGACCAAACGCTGGCCTACCGGACTTGACGAAGAAGTACAACAAATTCAGATCAAGAACAAAGAACGAATCCTGCATGCACTGATACAGAAAATTGAGCATCGAAAGCATCCGACTTCACATTTTCATTTTGAAGAGGGTATTAGCTATGAAGAAAAGTATCGCCTTGTCAATGAATGGTGGAATGATTTCCGTTTTCATCTTGCCATGGCAATCAAAAGTCCGACAGAATTAAACCGTTTTCTCGGCAACTCCCTCTCTGCCGAAACCATGTACCTGCTCTCCAAAGCACGTAAGAAAGGAATGCCCTTCTTTGCCACCCCTTATTATCTCTCATTGCTAAACTGTACCCCTAATGGATACGACGACGAAGCCTTACGTAGCTACATCCTTTATTCTCCCCAATTAGTAGAAACCTACGGGCAAATTCATGCATGGGAACGGGAAGATATAGTAGAAGAAGGTAAACCCAATGCCGCCGGTTGGCTTCTGCCAGACGGACATAACATCCATCGCCGTTATCCGGAGGTTGCCATTCTCATCCCCGATACCATGGGGCGTGCTTGTGGGGGGCTATGTGCATCTTGCCAGCGTATGTACGATTTTCAGAGCAAACGGCTTAACTTTGAATTCGATACTTTGCATCCTAAGGAAAGTTGGGAAAAGAAGCTGCGGCGCCTGATGAACTATTTTGAAGAAGATGCGCAATTGCGTGATATTCTCATCACAGGCGGTGATGCTCTGATGAGTCAAAATAAAACATTGCGCAATATCTTGGATGCAGTTTATCGCATGGCTGCACGCAAGCGCAAAGCTAACGAAGAACGCCCTGAAGGAGAAAAATATGCAGAATTACAGCGTATTCGCCTTGGTTCCCGACTTCCGGCCTACCTGCCTATGCGGATCAATGATGAATTGGTCGAAATTCTAAAGAAATTCAAAGAAAAAGCCTCAACCATCGGAATCCGGCAATTCATTATTCAAACTCACTTCCAGACACCACTCGAAGTAACCCCCGAAGCAGCCAAAGGAATACACAAATTACTATCGGCAGGTTGGCTGATCGACAATCAACTGGTATATAATGTAGCCGCATCCCGCCGGGGACATACTGCCCGTTTACGTCAGATACTCAACCAGCTTGGAGTAGTCTGTTATTACACTTTCTCCGTAAAAGGCTTTGAAGAAAACAATGCGGTATTCACCCCGAACAGCCGTTCTGTACAAGAACAACAGGAAGAAAAATATTTTGGTAAACTATCCAAAGAAGATGCCCGTAACCTGTCCGCATCACTTGAGACAAGTCATGATCCGGCCACATGCATCCGTCACTTCCTGAAAACACATCATCTGCCATTCCTGGCTACCGACCGCAATGTACTCAACCTACCGGCTATCGGGAAAAGCATGACTTTCAAGATGGTAGGTATTACAGATGAAGGAAAACGCATCCTGTGCTTCGATCACGATAACACCCGCCGTCACAGCCCTATCATCAATCGGATGGGGCAAGTTTACATCGTGGAAAACAAATCCATAGCTTCCTATTTGCGCCAATTACAATATATGGGAGAAGATGCGGAAGAATATGCTACTATCTGGAATTATACTGAAGGTAAAACCGAATACCGCTTCAGTCTTTATGAATACCCGGATTTTCCTTTTCAGATCACTGAAAAGATGACTAATCTGGAAATAGCCTAA
- a CDS encoding ChaN family lipoprotein — translation MKQQIIKQLLCTACLCCMLPIAVSSQETTKPAYTLFDSEGKEITYGKLIKELSNYDVVFLGEMHNCPITHWLEFEITRSLYHIHHDKLTLGAEMLESDNQLILDEYMNGRITSERFEAEARLWHNYNTDYEPLVSFAKEHSIPFIATNVPRRYANSVKNWGFGILDSISEKAKSYIAPLPIPFHYNEKNSETAFGIMNMMGGKSKADSRRFAEAQAIKDATMGWFIAQNMRHKFLHVNGSYHTEQREGIIPYLLNYRPGTSIATVVFVRQETVSALSEENIGRADFYVCVPEDMVHSY, via the coding sequence ATGAAACAACAAATTATAAAACAATTGCTGTGTACCGCATGCTTATGCTGTATGTTGCCGATAGCCGTATCCAGTCAGGAAACAACCAAGCCTGCCTATACCTTGTTTGATAGCGAAGGAAAAGAAATCACATATGGCAAGTTAATCAAAGAACTGTCAAATTACGATGTGGTGTTCTTAGGCGAAATGCATAACTGCCCCATCACTCATTGGCTGGAATTTGAAATTACTCGTTCGCTTTACCATATTCACCACGACAAACTGACGCTTGGAGCCGAAATGTTGGAAAGTGACAACCAACTGATTTTAGACGAATACATGAATGGAAGGATTACCTCTGAACGCTTCGAAGCCGAAGCTCGTCTATGGCATAACTATAATACAGATTACGAACCATTGGTATCTTTTGCAAAAGAGCATTCCATACCATTTATCGCCACTAATGTTCCACGTCGATATGCCAACAGTGTAAAGAACTGGGGATTTGGCATACTTGACTCAATTTCGGAAAAAGCCAAGAGCTATATTGCCCCACTTCCCATTCCTTTTCATTACAATGAAAAAAACAGTGAGACCGCTTTTGGCATAATGAATATGATGGGAGGAAAGTCTAAAGCAGACAGCCGTCGGTTTGCCGAGGCACAAGCTATAAAAGATGCTACGATGGGGTGGTTTATAGCTCAAAATATGCGGCACAAATTTCTGCATGTGAACGGAAGTTACCATACGGAACAGAGAGAAGGCATCATCCCTTATCTACTCAATTACCGTCCCGGTACGAGTATCGCCACAGTAGTCTTTGTGAGACAAGAAACCGTATCTGCATTGAGTGAAGAAAACATCGGACGCGCCGATTTCTACGTTTGTGTACCTGAAGACATGGTTCACAGCTATTAA